A DNA window from Procambarus clarkii isolate CNS0578487 chromosome 75, FALCON_Pclarkii_2.0, whole genome shotgun sequence contains the following coding sequences:
- the LOC138357005 gene encoding uncharacterized protein has protein sequence MKLRIGEDKYTENDKEICEELNKRFKEVFTIEQCKVIVLGERKVNQAALEVFDIMREVKRHLLDLDVRMAVGPDGISLWVLKECAEELCLPLSIVSGRSLKTGDLPEIWKTANIVPIYKEGDRQEALNYRPVSLT, from the coding sequence atgaaacttagaataggcgaggacaagtatacagagaatgacaaagagatatgtgaagaactcaacaagaggttcaaggaggtctttacaatagaacaatgtAAGGTAATAGTGCTAGGAGAAAggaaagtaaaccaggcggccttggaagtgtTCGATATTATgagagaggtcaagagacacctgctggatctggatgttagaatggctgttggtccagatgggatctcactatgggtactgaaagagtgtgcagaggaactttgcttgccactctccatagtgtctgGTAGGTCACtaaagacgggagacctaccagaaatatggaagacggctaatatagtcccaatatacaaagagggcgacaggcaagaggcactgaactacaggccagtatcattGACTtaa